GAGGCGGTCTACGGCCTGCCCGAACTATACCGGGAGCGGGTGCGGGGCGCCCGCCTGGTGGCCAACCCCGGCTGCTACCCCACCGCCTGTGCGCTGGCCGCGGCGCCGCTGCTCAGGGCGGGTGCCGTAAGCCTGGAGGGGATCATCTTCGACGCCAAGTCGGGCGTCTCGGGCGCCGGGCGCGGGGTCAACCTCGGCGTCCACTTCTCCGAGGTGAACGAGAACTTCAAGGCGTACAACATCGCCGGCGACCACCGGCACACGCCCGAGATCGAGCAGACGCTCTCCGACCTGGCCGGCGGGCCGGTGTTGGTCAGCTTCACCCCGCACCTGGTGCCGATGACCCGGGGCATCCTCGCCACGGGCTACTTCACGCTGCGCGGGTCGTGGACGACGGAGCAGCTGGTCGACCTCTTCCGGGAGTTCTACGCCGAAGAACCCTTCGTGCGGGTCCGGCCGGCGGGTGACCTGCCGACCACCAAGCAGGTCTGGGGCTCCAACTACTGCGATATCGGCCTCAAGGTGGACCCGCGCACCGGGCGGGTGCTGGTCGTCAGCGTCATCGACAACCTCGTCAAGGGCGCAGCCGGCCAGGCCATCCAGAACATGAACCTGATGTTCGGCCTTCCCGAGACGACGGGCCTGCTTCAGGCGGCACCGCTCTATCCCTGATCCTCACACCTACGGAGGTCTTACTCATGCAGTTTCGGAAGGCCGTGATGGCCGACATCCCGGCGGTCCACGAGATCATCAACGGCTACGCCGCCCAGGGGCTGATGCTGCGCCGGCCCCTGATGATGCTGTACGAGTCCGTGCGCGACTTCACGGTGGCGGTGGGCGACGGCGGCCAGGTGGTGGGGGTGGGCGGACTCCACATCATGTGGCAGGACCTGGCGGAGATCCGCTCCCTGGCGGTGAAGCCCGGCCTCACCCAGCGGGGCGTGGGCCGCGGCCTGGTGGAGTTCCTGCTGGACGAGGCGCGGTCGCTGGGCCTCAAGCGCATCTTCGCCCTCACCTACCAGCCGGGGTTTTTCGCCAAGTGCGGCTTCCACGTGGTACAGAAGGAGACCCTGCCGCAGAAGGTCTGGAAGGAATGCGTGTACTGCGATAAGTTCCATAACTGCGATGAGATCGCGATGATCCGCTGGCTGGTGCCCCCGGAGGAGCTGGGGGAGGAGGCCCACGAGATCCCGCTGGTGGCCAAGCCCAACTGGGTCAAGGGATGAAGGGGAGGTGGCGCGCGTGAAGGTCGGCGTGACGGCCCCGGCCGGCTTCGTGGCGGCCGGGGTCTCGGCGGACATCAAGGGGAACGGCAGCGGGAAGAAGGACGTCGCCCTCGTGGTCTCGCAGGTGCCCTGCGCGGCGGCCGGGGTCTACACCACCAACGTGGTGAAGGCGGCGCCGGTGGTGCTGACGAAGCGGCGTACCGACGGGGGCCGGCTGCAGGCCGTGGTGGTCAACTCGGGCAACGCCAACGCCTGCACGGGTGAGCAGGGGATCGCGGACGCGGCCGAGATGGCCCGCCTGGCGGCCGCGGCGCTCGACCTGAGTCCCGACGTGGTGGGGGTTGCCTCCACCGGCGTGATCGGCGTGCCGCTGCCGATGGACCGCGTGGCGGCCGGCATCGCCGCGGCGGCGGCCGCCCTCTCCCCGGACGGGGGCGATGACGCCGCCCGGGCGATCATGACCACTGACACCTTCCCCAAGCAGACGGCGGTGCAGGTGGAGCTGGGCGGCGTGGTGGCGACCATCGGCGCGATGGCCAAGGGGTCCGGGATGATCCACCCCAACATGGCGACCATGCTGGGCTTTGTGACCACTGACGCCGACGTGGCGCCGGCCGCACTGCAGCAGGCGCTGCAGGAGGCCACCGCCCGCTCGTTCAACATGATCACGGTGGACGGTGACACCTCCACCAACG
The DNA window shown above is from Symbiobacterium terraclitae and carries:
- the argC gene encoding N-acetyl-gamma-glutamyl-phosphate reductase, whose protein sequence is MLRAGIAGATGYAGIELIRLLGLHPEVQVVWAGTESYQGQELAGVYPHLRGRVDLVGQEAAAEALAGCDVVFTSLPHGVTMTLAPAVLSAGTRLIDLGADFRLRDVAAYEAWYKKAHTAPDLVAEAVYGLPELYRERVRGARLVANPGCYPTACALAAAPLLRAGAVSLEGIIFDAKSGVSGAGRGVNLGVHFSEVNENFKAYNIAGDHRHTPEIEQTLSDLAGGPVLVSFTPHLVPMTRGILATGYFTLRGSWTTEQLVDLFREFYAEEPFVRVRPAGDLPTTKQVWGSNYCDIGLKVDPRTGRVLVVSVIDNLVKGAAGQAIQNMNLMFGLPETTGLLQAAPLYP
- a CDS encoding N-acetyltransferase — its product is MQFRKAVMADIPAVHEIINGYAAQGLMLRRPLMMLYESVRDFTVAVGDGGQVVGVGGLHIMWQDLAEIRSLAVKPGLTQRGVGRGLVEFLLDEARSLGLKRIFALTYQPGFFAKCGFHVVQKETLPQKVWKECVYCDKFHNCDEIAMIRWLVPPEELGEEAHEIPLVAKPNWVKG
- the argJ gene encoding bifunctional glutamate N-acetyltransferase/amino-acid acetyltransferase ArgJ; translation: MARVKVGVTAPAGFVAAGVSADIKGNGSGKKDVALVVSQVPCAAAGVYTTNVVKAAPVVLTKRRTDGGRLQAVVVNSGNANACTGEQGIADAAEMARLAAAALDLSPDVVGVASTGVIGVPLPMDRVAAGIAAAAAALSPDGGDDAARAIMTTDTFPKQTAVQVELGGVVATIGAMAKGSGMIHPNMATMLGFVTTDADVAPAALQQALQEATARSFNMITVDGDTSTNDMVIAMANGLAGNPTVVPGTPDFQAFAAALEEVLIYLAREIARDGEGATKLIEMRVEGARSPEDARLAARAVCGSALVKAAVFGEDANWGRVLAALGYSGAQFDPGRVDLWLGDVQMMAAGAPVAFSEEAAAEVLRQREVVFTAHLHAGDASATAWGCDLTYDYVKINGSYRT